In Ursus arctos isolate Adak ecotype North America unplaced genomic scaffold, UrsArc2.0 scaffold_3, whole genome shotgun sequence, one DNA window encodes the following:
- the FLNC gene encoding filamin-C isoform X1 gives MMNNSGYSEAALGLGDEVDDMPSTEKDLAEDAPWKKIQQNTFTRWCNEHLKCVGKRLTDLQRDLSDGLRLIALLEVLSQKRMYRKFHPRPNFRQMKLENVSVALEFLEREHIKLVSIDSKAIVDGNLKLILGLIWTLILHYSISMPMWEDEDDEDARKQTPKQRLLGWIQNKVPQLPITNFNRDWQDGKALGALVDNCAPGLCPDWEAWDPNQPVENAREAMQQADDWLGVPQVIAPEEIVDPNVDEHSVMTYLSQFPKAKLKPGAPVRSKQLNPKKAIAYGPGIEPHGNTVLQPAHFTVQTVDAGLGEVLVYIEDPEGHTEEAKVVPNNDKNRTYAVSYVPKVAGLHKVTVLFAGQNIERSPFEVNVGMALGDANKVSARGPGLEPVGNVANKPTYFDIYTAGAGTGDVAVVIVDPQGRRDTVEVALEDKGDSTFRCTYRPVMEGPHTVHVAFAGAPITRSPFPVHVAEACNPNACRASGRGLQPKGVRVKEVADFKVFTKGAGSGELKVTVKGPKGTEELVKVREAGDGVFECEYYPVVPGKYVVTITWGGYAIPRSPFEVQVSPEAGAQKVRAWGPGLKTGQVGKSADFVVEAIGTEVGTLGFSIEGPSQAKIECDDKGDGSCDVRYWPTEPGEYAVHVICDDEDIRDSPFIAHIQPAAPDCFPDKVKAFGPGLEPTGCIVDKPAEFTIDARAAGKGDLNLYAQDADGCPVNITVIPNGDGTFRCSYVPTKPIKHTIIVSWGGVNVPKSPFRVNVGEGSHPERVKVYGPGVEKTGLKANEPTYFTVDCSEAGQGDVSIGIKCAPGVVGPAEADIDFDIIKNDNDTFTVKYTPPGAGRYTIMVLFANQEIPASPFHIKVDPSHDASKVKAEGPGLNRTGVEVGKPTHFTVLTKGAGKAKLDVHFAGAAKGEAVRDFEIIDNHDYSYTVKYTAVQQGNMAVTVTYGGDPVPKSPFVVNVAPPLDLSKVKVQGLNSKVAVGQEQAFSVNTRGAGGQGQLDVRMTSPSRRPIPCKLEPGGGAETQAVRYMPPEEGPYKVDITYDGHPVPGSPFAVEGVLPPDPSKVCAYGPGLKGGLVGTPAPFSIDTKGAGTGGLGLTVEGPCEAKIECQDNGDGSCAVSYLPTEPGEYTINILFAEAHIPGSPFKATIRPVFDPSKVRASGPGLERGKAGEAATFTVDCSEAGEAELTIEILSDAGVKAEVLIHNNADGTYHITYKPAFPGTYTITIKYGGHPVPKFPTRVHVQPAVDTSGIKVSGPGVEPHGVLREVTTEFTVDARSLTATGGNHVTARVLNPSGAKTDTYVTDNGDGTYRVQYTAYEEGVHLVEVLYDEVAVPKSPFRVGVTEGCDPSRVRAFGPGLEGGLVNKANHFTVETRGAGTGGLGLAIEGPSEAKMSCKDNKDGSCTVEYIPFTAGDYDVNITFGGRPIPGSPFRVPVKDVVDPGKVKCSGPGLGAGVRARVPQTFTVDCSQAGRAPLHVAVLGPTGVAEPVEVLDNGGGTHTVHYTPATDGPYTVAVKYADQEVPRSPFKIKVLPAHDASKVRASGPGLNASGIPASLPVEFTIDARDAGEGLLTVQILDPEGKPKKANIRDNGDGTYTVSYLPDMSGRYTITIKYGGDEIPYSPFRIHALPTGDASKCLVTVSIGGHGLGACLGPRIQIGEETVITVDAKAAGKGKVTCTVSTPDGAELDVDVVENHDGTFDIYYTAPEPGKYVITIRFGGEHIPNSPFHVLACDPMAHGEEPSDMPQLRRPSTYPTHWATEEPVVPAEPMESMLRPFNLVIPFTVQKGELTGEVRMPSGKTARPNITDNKDGTITVRYAPTEKGLHHMGIKYDGNHIPGSPLQFYVDAINSRHVSAYGPGLSHGMVNKPATFTIVTKDAGEGGLSLAVEGPSKAEITCKDNKDGTCTVSYLPTAPGDYSIIVRFDDKHIPGSPFTAKITGDDSMRTSQLNVGTSTDVSLKITESDLSLLTASIRAPSGNEEPCLLKRLPNRHIGISFTPKEVGEHVVSVRKSGKHVTNSPFKILVGPSEIGDASKVRVWGKGLSEGQTFQVAEFIVDTRNAGYGGLGLSIEGPSKVDINCEDMEDGTCKVTYCPTEPGTYIINIKFADKHVPGSPFTVKVTGEGRMKESITRRRQAPSIATIGSTCDLNLKIPGNWFQMVSAQERLTRTFTRSSHTYTRTERTEISKTRGGETKREVRVEESTQVGGDPFPAVFGDFLGRERLGSFGSITRQEGEASSQDMTAQVTSPSGKMEAAEIVEGEDSAYSVRFVPQEMGPHTVTVKYRGQHVPGSPFQFTVGPLGEGGAHKVRAGGTGLERGVAGVPAEFSIWTREAGAGGLSIAVEGPSKAEIAFEDRKDGSCGVSYVVQEPGDYEVSIKFNDEHIPDSPFVVPVASLSDDARRLTVTSLQETGLKVNQPASFAVQLNGARGVIDARVHTPSGAVEECYVSELDSDKHTIRFIPHENGVHSIDVKFNGAHIPGSPFKIRVGEQSQAGDPGLVSAYGPGLEGGTTGVSSEFIVNTLNAGSGALSVTIDGPSKVQLDCRECPEGHVVTYTPMAPGNYLIAIKYGGPQHIVGSPFKAKVTGPRLSGGHSLHETSTVLVETVTKSSSSRGSSYSSIPKFSSDASKVVTRGPGLSQAFVGQKNSFTVDCSKAGTNMMMVGVHGPKTPCEEVYVKHMGNRVYNVTYTVKEKGDYILIVKWGDESVPGSPFKVNVP, from the exons ACAGCAAGGCCATCGTGGACGGGAACCTGAAGCTGATCCTGGGGCTCATCTGGACGCTGATCCTGCACTACTCCATTTCCATGCCCATGTGGGAAGACGAGGACGACGAGGACGCCCGCAAGCAGACCCCCAAACAGCGTCTGCTTGGCTGGATCCAGAACAAGGTGCCGCAGCTGCCCATCACCAACTTCAACCGCGACTGGCAGGACGGCAAGGCTCTGGGCGCCCTGGTGGACAACTGCGCCCCCG gcctctgccccGACTGGGAGGCCTGGGACCCCAACCAGCCTGTGGAGAACGCCCGGGAGGCCATGCAGCAGGCGGACGACTGGCTCGGGGTGCCCCAG GTGATTGCCCCCGAGGAGATCGTGGACCCCAACGTGGATGAGCATTCTGTCATGACCTACCTGTCCCAGTTCCCCAAGGCCAAACTCAAACCTGGTGCCCCTGTTCGCTCCAAGCAGCTGAACCCTAAGAAGGCCATCGCCTACGGGCCCG GCATCGAGCCCCATGGCAACACCGTCCTGCAGCCCGCCCACTTCACCGTGCAGACGGTGGACGCCGGCCTGGGCGAGGTGCTGGTCTACATCGAGGACCCCGAGGGCCACACTGAGGAG GCCAAGGTGGTTCCCAACAACGACAAGAACCGCACCTACGCGGTCTCCTACGTGCCTAAGGTCGCTGGGCTGCACAAG GTGACCGTGCTCTTTGCTGGCCAGAACATCGAACGCAGCCCCTTCGAGGTGAACGTGGGCATGGCCCTGGGGGATGCCAACAAGGTGTCAGCCCGCGGCCCTGGCCTGGAGCCCGTGGGCAATGTGGCCAACAAACCCACCTACTTCGACATCTACACGGCGG GGGCCGGGACTGGTGATGTTGCCGTGGTGATCGTGGACCCGCAGGGCCGGCGGGACACAGTGGAGGTGGCCCTGGAGGACAAGGGCGACAGCACGTTCCGATGCACATACAGGCCTGTGATGGAGGGGCCCCACACGGTGCACGTGGCCTTCGCTGGTGCCCCCATCACCCGCAGTCCTTTCCCCGTCCATGTGGCCGAAG CCTGTAACCCCAACGCCTGCCGCGCCTCTGGACGGGGCCTGCAGCCCAAGGGTGTGCGCGTGAAAGAGGTGGCTGACTTCAAGGTGTTCACTAAGGGTGCCGGCAGTGGGGAGCTCAAGGTCACAGTCAAGGGGCCAA AGGGCACAGAGGAGCTGGTGAAGGTGCGGGAGGCTGGGGACGGTGTGTTCGAGTGTGAGTACTACCCTGTGGTACCTGGGAAGTACGTGGTGACCATCACATGGGGCGGCTACGCCATCCCCCGCAG CCCCTTTGAGGTACAGGTGAGCCCAGAGGCAGGAGCACAGAAGGTACGGGCCTGGGGTCCCGGCCTCAAAACGGGCCAGGTGGGCAAGTCAGCCGACTTTGTGGTGGAGGCCATCGGCACGGAGGTGGGGACACTGG GCTTCTCCATTGAGGGGCCCTCGCAGGCCAAGATCGAGTGTGATGACAAGGGGGATGGCTCCTGCGACGTGAGGTACTGGCCCACAGAGCCCGGGGAGTACGCCGTGCATGTCATCTGTGACGATGAGGACATCCGAGACTCGCCCTTCATTGCCCACATCCAGCCGGCCGCACCTGACTGCTTCCCAGACAAG GTGAAGGCCTTCGGGCCCGGCCTGGAGCCCACTGGCTGCATCGTGGACAAGCCTGCTGAGTTCACCATCGATGCCCGCGCTGCCGGCAAGGGCGACCTGAATCTGTATGCCCAG GATGCTGATGGCTGCCCCGTCAACATCACGGTCATCCCCAATGGCGACGGCACCTTCCGCTGCTCCTACGTGCCCACCAAGCCCATTAAACACACCATCATCGTCTCCTGGGGCGGTGTCAACGTGCCCAAGAGCCCCTTCCGG GTAAATGTGGGAGAAGGCAGTCACCCCGAGCGGGTGAAGGTGTACGGCCCAGGCGTGGAGAAGACGGGCCTCAAGGCCAACGAGCCCACCTACTTCACAGTGGACTGCAGCGAGGCCGGCCAAG GCGACGTGAGTATTGGCATCAAGTGCGCCCCTGGCGTCGTGGGCCCTGCAGAAGCTGACATCGACTTTGACATCATCAAGAATGACAATGACACCTTCACAGTCAAGTACACACCCCCAGGAGCCGGCCGCTACACCATTATGGTGCTGTTTGCCAACCAG GAGATCCCTGCCAGCCCCTTCCATATTAAGGTGGACCCATCCCACGATGCCAGCAAGGTCAAGGCTGAGGGCCCAGGGCTGAACCGTACAG GTGTGGAAGTTGGGAAGCCCACTCACTTCACGGTGCTGACCAAGGGAGCCGGCAAGGCCAAGCTGGACGTGCACTTTGCGGGGGCCGCCAAGGGCGAGGCTGTGCGGGACTTTGAAATCATCGACAACCACGACTACTCCTACACTGTCAAGTACACAGCCGTCCAGCAG GGTAACATGGCAGTGACAGTGACCTATGGTGGGGACCCTGTCCCTAAGAGCCCCTTTGTGGTGAACGTGGCGCCCCCATTGGACCTGAGCAAAGTCAAAGTTCAAGGCCTGAACAGCA AGGTGGCCGTGGGGCAAGAACAGGCATTCTCCGTGAACACGCGTGGGGCTGGCGGTCAGGGCCAGCTGGACGTGCGGATGACCTCGCCCTCCCGCCGACCCATCCCCTGCAAGCTGGAGCCCGGGGGTGGGGCCGAAACCCAGGCTGTGCGCTACATGCCTCCCGAGGAGGGACCCTACAAGGTGGACATCACCTACGACGGCCACCCAGTGCCGGGCAGCCCCTTTGCCGTGGAGGGTGTCCTGCCTCCTGACCCCTCCAAG GTCTGTGCTTATGGCCCTGGTCTCAAGGGCGGACTGGTGGGCACCCCAGCCCCCTTCTCCATTGACACCAAGGGGGCTGGCACAGGCGGCCTGGGGCTGACCGTGGAGGGCCCGTGCGAGGCCAAGATCGAGTGCCAGGACAATGGTGATGGTTCCTGTGCTGTCAGCTACCTGCCCACCGAGCCGGGCGAGTACACCATCAACATCCTGTTTGCCGAAGCGCACATCCCTGGCTCACCCTTCAAGGCCACCATCCGGCCCGTGTTCGACCCGAGCAAGGTGCGGGCCAGCGGGCCGGGCCTGGAGCGCGGCAAGGCCGGCGAGGCGGCCACCTTCACCGTGGACTGCTCGGAGGCGGGCGAGGCCGAGCTGACCATCGAGATCCTGTCGGACGCCGGCGTCAAGGCCGAGGTCCTGATCCACAACAACGCCGACGGCACCTACCACATCACCTACAAACCCGCCTTTCCTGGCACCTACACCATTACCATCAAGTATGGCGGGCACCCTGTCCCCAAATTCCCCACCCGCGTCCACGTGCAGCCTGCCGTCGACACCAGTGGAATCAAGGTCTCGGGGCCTGGGGTGGAGCCTCATG GTGTCCTGCGGGAGGTGACCACCGAGTTCACTGTGGATGCGAGATCCCTAACGGCCACAGGTGGGAACCACGTGACAGCGCGTGTGCTCAACCCCTCGGGTGCGAAGACGGACACCTACGTGACGGATAACGGGGATGGCACCTACCGAGTGCAGTACACAGCCTACGAGGAGG GCGTGCATCTGGTGGAGGTGCTGTACGATGAGGTAGCTGTGCCCAAGAGCCCCTTCCGAGTGGGCGTGACGGAGGGCTGTGACCCCAGCCGCGTGCGGGCCTTTGGGCCAGGCCTGGAGGGCGGCTTGGTCAACAAGGCCAACCACTTCACCGTGGAGACCAG GGGAGCTGGCACTGGAGGCCTAGGCCTAGCCATTGAGGGCCCCTCGGAAGCCAAGATGTCCTGCAAGGACAACAAAGATGGCAGCTGTACCGTGGAGTACATCCCCTTCACAGCCGGGGACTACGATGTCAACATCACCTTTGGGGGGCGGCCCATCCCAG GGAGCCCGTTCCGGGTGCCTGTGAAGGATGTGGTGGACCCTGGGAAGGTGAAGTGctcagggccagggctgggggccggTGTCAGGGCCCGGGTGCCCCAGACCTTCACAGTGGACTGCAGCCAAGCCGGCCGGGCCCCGCTGCACGTGGCCGTGCTGGGTCCCACAG GTGTGGCTGAGCCCGTGGAGGTGCTGGACAATGGAGGTGGCACCCACACTGTCCACTACACCCCGGCCACCGATGGGCCCTACACGGTAGCTGTCAAGTACGCCGACCAGGAGGTGCCGCGCAG CCccttcaagatcaaggtgcttcCTGCCCACGATGCCAGCAAGGTGCGGGCCAGTGGCCCCGGCCTCAACGCCTCTGGCATCCCCGCCAGTCTGCCCGTGGAATTCACCATTGATGCCCGGGATGCTGGTGAGGGTTTGCTCACCGTCCAGATCCTG gaccctgagggaaAGCCCAAGAAGGCCAACATCCGAGACAACGGGGATGGCACATACACCGTGTCCTACCTGCCAGACATGAGTGGCCGGTACACCATCACCATCAAGTATGGTGGCGACGAGATCCCCTACTCGCCCTTCCGCATCCACGCCCTGCCCACGGGGGATGCCAGCAAGTGTCTTGTCACAG TGTCCATTGGAGGCCATGGCCTGG GTGCCTGCCTGGGACCCCGCATCCAGATCGGGGAGGAGACCGTGATCACGGTGGATGCCAAGGCAGCAGGCAAGGGCAAGGTGACATGCACAGTGTCCACGCCGGACGGGGCAGAGCTCGACGTGGACGTGGTTGAGAACCACGACGGTACCTTTGACATCTACTACACGGCGCCCGAGCCGGGCAAGTACGTCATCACCATCCGCTTTGGAGGCGAGCACATCCCCAACAGCCCCTTCCACGTGCTG GCGTGTGACCCCATGGCCCACGGGGAGGAGCCGTCTGACATGCCGCAGCTGCGTCGGCCCAGCACCTACCCTACGCACTGG GCCACAGAGGAGCCAGTGGTACCCGCAGAGCCCATGGAGTCCATGCTGAGGCCCTTCAACCTGGTCATCCCCTTCACCGTGCAGAAAGGAGAACTCACAG GGGAGGTTCGGATGCCCTCCGGGAAGACGGCCCGGCCCAACATCACCGACAACAAGGACGGCACCATCACGGTGAGGTACGCGCCCACTGAGAAAGGCCTGCACCACATGGGGATCAAGTACGACGGCAACCACATCCCCG GAAGCCCCCTGCAGTTCTACGTGGACGCCATCAATAGCCGCCACGTCAGTGCCTATGGGCCAGGCCTGAGCCACGGCATGGTCAACAAGCCGGCCACCTTCACCATTGTCACCAAGGACGCTGGGGAAG GGGGTCTGTCCCTGGCCGTGGAGGGCCCATCCAAGGCCGAGATCACCTGCAAGGATAACAAGGATGGCACCTGCACCGTGTCCTACCTGCCCACGGCGCCCGGAGACTACAGCATCATCGTGCGCTTTGATGACAAGCACATCCCGGGGAGCCCCTTCACAGCCAAGATCACAG GTGATGACTCCATGCGCACATCACAGCTGAATGTGGGCACCTCCACGGACGTGTCACTGAAGATCACCGAGAGTGACCTGAGCCTGCTGACCGCCAGCATCCGGGCGCCCTCGGGCAACGAGGAGCCCTGCCTGTTAAAGCGCCTGCCGAACCGCCACATTG GCATCTCCTTCACCCCCAAGGAAGTTGGGGAGCACGTGGTAAGCGTGCGCAAGAGTGGCAAGCACGTCACCAACAGCCCCTTCAAGATCCTGGTGGGGCCGTCGGAGATCGGGGACGCCAGCAAGGTGCGCGTCTGGGGCAAGGGCCTGTCCGAGGGACAAACCTTCCAGGTGGCGGAGTTCATCGTGGACACTCGCAATGCAG GTTATGGGGGCCTGGGACTGAGTATCGAAGGCCCTAGCAAGGTGGACATCAACTGTGAGGACATGGAGGACGGCACGTGCAAAGTCACCTACTGCCCCACTGAGCCCGGCACCTACATCATCAACATCAAATTTGCTGACAAGCACGTGCCCG gAAGCCCCTTCACCGTGAAGGTGACGGGCGAAGGCCGCATGAAGGAAAGCATCACCCGGCGCAGACAGGCGCCTTCCATCGCCACCATCGGCAGCACCTGTGACCTCAACCTCAAGATCCCAG GGAACTGGTTCCAGATGGTGTCCGCCCAGGAGCGCCTGACGCGGACCTTCACCCGCAGCAGCCACACGTACACCCGCACGGAGCGCACGGAGATCAGCAAGACGCGGGGCGGGGAGACCAAGCGCGAGGTGCGGGTGGAGGAGTCCACCCAGGTCGGTGGAGACCCCTTTCCCGCCGTCTTCGGGGACTTCCTGGGCCGGGAGCGGCTGGGCTCCTTCGGCAGCATCACGCGGCAGGAGG GTGAGGCCAGTTCTCAGGACATGACCGCACAGGTGACCAGCCCATCGGGCAAGATGGAAGCCGCAGAGATTGTCGAGGGAGAAGACAGTGCGTACAGCGTGCGTTTCGTGCCCCAGGAGATGGGGCCCCACACGGTCACTGTCAAGTACCGCGGCCAGCATGTACCTGGCAGCCCCTTTCAGTTCACTGTGGGGCCACTTGGAGAAGGTGGAGCCCACAAAGTGAGGGCTGGAGGCACAGGACTCGAGAGAGGGGTGGCCGGCGTgccag CTGAGTTCAGCATTTGGACCCGAGAAGCAGGTGCCGGGGGCCTGTCCATTGCTGTGGAGGGTCCCAGCAAGGCGGAGATTGCATTTGAGGACCGAAAAGATGGCTCCTGTGGGGTCTCCTATGTTGTCCAGGAACCAG GTGATTATGAGGTCTCCATCAAGTTCAATGACGAGCACATACCAGACAGCCCCTTTGTGGTTCCTGTGGCCTCTCTCTCCGATGACGCTCGCCGCCTCACCGTCACCAGCCTCCAG GAGACGGGGCTCAAGGTGAACCAGCCGGCGTCCTTTGCAGTGCAGCTGAATGGTGCTCGGGGCGTGATCGATGCACGAGTGCACACGCCCTCGGGCGCCGTGGAGGAGTGCTACGTCTCCGAGCTGGACAGCG ACAAGCACACCATCCGCTTCATCCCCCACGAGAATGGCGTCCACTCTATTGATGTCAAGTTCAACGGTGCCCACATCCCTGGCAGTCCCTTCAAGATTCGCGTTGGGGAGCAGAGCCAGGCTGGGGACCCAGGCTTGGTGTCAGCTTATGGTCCTGGGCTTGAGGGGGGCACTACTG gcgTGTCATCAGAGTTCATTGTCAACACCCTGAACGCGGGCTCAGGGGCCTTGTCTGTCACCATCGATGGCCCCTCCAAGGTGCAGCTGGACTGTCGGGAGTGTCCTGAGGGCCATGTGGTCACTTACACTCCCATGGCCCCCGGCAACTACCTCATTGCTATCAAGTACGGTGGCCCCCAGCACATCGTGGGCAGCCCCTTCAAGGCCAAAGTCACAG GTCCCCGGCTGTCTGGAGGCCACAGCCTTCACGAAACCTCCACAGTTCTGGTGGAGACCGTGACCAAGTCGTCCTCCAGCCGCGGCTCCAGCTACAGCTCCATCCCGAAGTTCTCCTCAGATGCCAGCAAGGTGGTGACACGGGGCCCAGGGCTGTCCCAGGCCTTTGTGGGCCAGAAGAACTCCTTCACTGTGGACTGCAGCAAAGCAG GCACCAACATGATGATGGTGGGCGTGCACGGGCCCAAGACCCCCTGTGAGGAGGTCTACGTGAAGCACATGGGGAACCGGGTATACAACGTCACCTACACCGTCAAGGAGAAAGGGGACTACATCCTCATCGTCAAGTGGGGCGACGAAAGTGTCCCCGGAAGCCCCTTCAAAGTCAACGTGCCCTGA